In one window of Henckelia pumila isolate YLH828 chromosome 1, ASM3356847v2, whole genome shotgun sequence DNA:
- the LOC140881917 gene encoding universal stress protein PHOS34 translates to MASTRRVGVAVDFSPCSRKALQWAVDNIARSGDHLILVTARPEGNYEEGEMQLWETTGSPLIPLCDFSNPALMKKYGVTPDPESLDIVSTASRQKEITVLLKIFWGDAREKICESIDHIPLDCLVVGNRGLGKIKRAIMGSVSNFLVNNAPCPITVVKSHD, encoded by the exons atggcGTCTACCAGGAGAGTTGGCGTGGCCGTGGATTTCTCGCCGTGCAGCCGAAAAGCTCTGCAGTGGGCGGTGGATAACATTGCTCGAAGCGGCGATCACTTGATCCTTGTCACCGCACGCCCCGAGGGCAACTATGAAGAAGGCGAGATGCAGCTCTGGGAGACCACCGGCTCTC CTTTGATTCCTTTGTGCGATTTCTCGAACCCTGCTCTCATGAAGAAATATGGGGTTACTCCCGACCCCGAATCATTGGATATTGTCTCTACAGCGTCGAGGCAGAAAGAG ATCACGGTGCTCTTGAAAATCTTCTGGGGAGATGCTCGGGAGAAGATATGTGAATCCATCGACCACATTCCCCTTGATTGCCTGGTTGTTGGGAATCGTGGGCTTGGCAAAATCAAAAG GGCCATAATGGGAAGTGTGAGCAACTTTTTGGTGAACAACGCCCCTTGTCCGATCACCGTAGTGAAGAGCCATGACTAG
- the LOC140881904 gene encoding UPF0481 protein At3g47200-like isoform X2, protein MMEVGSSSREILDPKKDHVAIDIVHEENLAYLIKEKMDSISPSHCVCRVPEQLFKEYREYYFPSTVSIGPFHRHKVEAMEEKKWCYFDTLLSRNHKAEETLDSCIKAVRHVEKQARKFYGQTVDMGSDEFVEMLLVDGCFIIELLLEYAIKSLRRRDDPIFSTNDTIYGIRRDLILLENQVPFFILERLFHLVPIPTQCQLSLVELALCFFKNILSMHDEHIPREKYDPKIHHLLDLIRQHYLPTSPEVLSNVQHEHKNLPHHAIHLVDIGASLKPMISEESPLNINFLDGELKIPPLKIDGYTEILFRNLIAMELCCHELPKHVASYAVFMKRLLRYKRDVRLCQMKKILIDGCGREGQIVGLFKRLCVDVDIDNTNFSYNEICERIHGYEANSKQVWWKRLRHSYHRTHAGVASLSVVLLLLVFLFTGKTKEVHQLMDDD, encoded by the exons atgaTGGAAGTGGGCTCCAGCTCTCGGGAAATATTGGATCCCAAAAAGGATCATGTGGCGATTGACATAGTGCATGAGGAGAATCTTGCATActtaatcaaagaaaagatgGATTCCATTTCTCCGTCGCATTGCGTTTGCAGAGTCCCGGAACAACTTTTCAAAGAATATAGAGAATATTACTTCCCTTCAACGGTTTCGATTGGCCCCTTCCATCGCCACAAAGTCGAAGCCATGGAGGAGAAGAAATGGTGCTATTTCGACACGTTGCTGAGTCGGAACCACAAGGCAGAAGAAACTTTGGACAGTTGCATCAAGGCCGTGAGGCATGTCGAAAAACAGGCAAGAAAATTCTATGGCCAAACAGTCGACATGGGCAGCGATGAGTTTGTTGAAATGCTACTAGTTGATGGCTGTTTCATAATCGAGCTTCTTCTTGAGTACGCGATCAAGAGTTTGAGACGGAGAGACGATCCGATTTTCAGCACAAACGATACGATCTATGGGATAAGAAGGGACTTGATCTTACTAGAAAATCAAGTACCCTTTTTCATTCTTGAGAGACTATTCCACTTGGTCCCAATCCCCACTCAATGCCAATTATCCCTCGTAGAACTTGCCTTGTGTTTCTTCAAAAACATCCTTTCAATGCACGACGAACATATCCCTCGTGAAAAATATGATCCCAAAATTCATCACTTACTCGACCTCATCAGGCAGCATTACCTGCCTACATCACCTGAAGTCCTGTCAAACGTGCAACACGAGCACAAAAATCTACCCCACCATGCAATCCATCTCGTCGACATCGGAGCAAGCCTCAAACCGATGATTTCCGAAGAAAGTCCTCTCAACATAAACTTCCTCGACGGAGAACTCAAGATCCCACCTCTAAAAATCGATGGTTACACCGAAATCTTGTTCAGAAACCTCATAGCAATGGAGCTATGCTGCCACGAGCTTCCGAAACACGTCGCATCCTATGCGGTCTTCATGAAACGACTACTCCGGTACAAAAGGGACGTGAGATTGTGCCAAATGAAGAAGATTCTGATCGATGGGTGTGGGAGGGAAGGACAAATTGTTGGCCTTTTCAAGAGGTTGTGTGTGGATGTAGATATAGACAACACGAATTTCTCCTACAACGAGATTTGTGAAAGGATTCATGGGTATGAAGCAAACTCAAAGCAAGTGTGGTGGAAGAGATTAAGACATTCTTATCATAGGACTCATGCGGGAGTCGCAAGCCTCAGTGTGGTTCTGTTGTTGTTGGTTTTCCTTTTTACAGGG AAAACAAAAGAAGTGCATCAGCTAATGGATGACGATTGA
- the LOC140881904 gene encoding UPF0481 protein At3g47200-like isoform X1, giving the protein MMEVGSSSREILDPKKDHVAIDIVHEENLAYLIKEKMDSISPSHCVCRVPEQLFKEYREYYFPSTVSIGPFHRHKVEAMEEKKWCYFDTLLSRNHKAEETLDSCIKAVRHVEKQARKFYGQTVDMGSDEFVEMLLVDGCFIIELLLEYAIKSLRRRDDPIFSTNDTIYGIRRDLILLENQVPFFILERLFHLVPIPTQCQLSLVELALCFFKNILSMHDEHIPREKYDPKIHHLLDLIRQHYLPTSPEVLSNVQHEHKNLPHHAIHLVDIGASLKPMISEESPLNINFLDGELKIPPLKIDGYTEILFRNLIAMELCCHELPKHVASYAVFMKRLLRYKRDVRLCQMKKILIDGCGREGQIVGLFKRLCVDVDIDNTNFSYNEICERIHGYEANSKQVWWKRLRHSYHRTHAGVASLSVVLLLLVFLFTGVLFLAVNFLFHHFQ; this is encoded by the coding sequence atgaTGGAAGTGGGCTCCAGCTCTCGGGAAATATTGGATCCCAAAAAGGATCATGTGGCGATTGACATAGTGCATGAGGAGAATCTTGCATActtaatcaaagaaaagatgGATTCCATTTCTCCGTCGCATTGCGTTTGCAGAGTCCCGGAACAACTTTTCAAAGAATATAGAGAATATTACTTCCCTTCAACGGTTTCGATTGGCCCCTTCCATCGCCACAAAGTCGAAGCCATGGAGGAGAAGAAATGGTGCTATTTCGACACGTTGCTGAGTCGGAACCACAAGGCAGAAGAAACTTTGGACAGTTGCATCAAGGCCGTGAGGCATGTCGAAAAACAGGCAAGAAAATTCTATGGCCAAACAGTCGACATGGGCAGCGATGAGTTTGTTGAAATGCTACTAGTTGATGGCTGTTTCATAATCGAGCTTCTTCTTGAGTACGCGATCAAGAGTTTGAGACGGAGAGACGATCCGATTTTCAGCACAAACGATACGATCTATGGGATAAGAAGGGACTTGATCTTACTAGAAAATCAAGTACCCTTTTTCATTCTTGAGAGACTATTCCACTTGGTCCCAATCCCCACTCAATGCCAATTATCCCTCGTAGAACTTGCCTTGTGTTTCTTCAAAAACATCCTTTCAATGCACGACGAACATATCCCTCGTGAAAAATATGATCCCAAAATTCATCACTTACTCGACCTCATCAGGCAGCATTACCTGCCTACATCACCTGAAGTCCTGTCAAACGTGCAACACGAGCACAAAAATCTACCCCACCATGCAATCCATCTCGTCGACATCGGAGCAAGCCTCAAACCGATGATTTCCGAAGAAAGTCCTCTCAACATAAACTTCCTCGACGGAGAACTCAAGATCCCACCTCTAAAAATCGATGGTTACACCGAAATCTTGTTCAGAAACCTCATAGCAATGGAGCTATGCTGCCACGAGCTTCCGAAACACGTCGCATCCTATGCGGTCTTCATGAAACGACTACTCCGGTACAAAAGGGACGTGAGATTGTGCCAAATGAAGAAGATTCTGATCGATGGGTGTGGGAGGGAAGGACAAATTGTTGGCCTTTTCAAGAGGTTGTGTGTGGATGTAGATATAGACAACACGAATTTCTCCTACAACGAGATTTGTGAAAGGATTCATGGGTATGAAGCAAACTCAAAGCAAGTGTGGTGGAAGAGATTAAGACATTCTTATCATAGGACTCATGCGGGAGTCGCAAGCCTCAGTGTGGTTCTGTTGTTGTTGGTTTTCCTTTTTACAGGGGTATTGTTCTTGGctgttaattttttatttcaccattttCAGTGA